Within the Nitrosococcus wardiae genome, the region TCTGGGCCGTCCTTAATCAGCCGCTGTCTAGCTAATTTCATGCCAGAGACAAAATACCCTATCCGAATCCTACACCTGGAAGATAGTCCACGAGATGCCGAGATAATCCAAGATAAGCTAGAAACAAGCGATTTGGAGTGCAATATCCTCTCCCTGGATAGCAGGGAACATTTTGAAGCTACCGTGGCCAAGGAATCGTTCGATCTCATCCTCTGCGACTACAATTTCCCAGGTTACGATGGTTTCTCCGCCTTAAAGCTAGCGCGAGAGAAACAACCGAATACACCGGTAATTATCATTTCCGGGGTATTAGGCGAGGAAGAGGCAGTGAAATGCCTGCACCTGGGGGCAACAGACTACCTGCTCAAACAACGGCTGGAACGGCTGGTTCCCGCAATAAAACGTGCCTTGCAGGAACTCGAAGAAGGCCGAAGGCGGCGACGAGCCGAAGTGGAATTACGCCAGAGTCAGGCCCTCCTCCAGATTGCAGGCCGCATAGCGCGCTTAGGTGGATGGGTGATAGAACTGCCCAACTACCGGGTGATTTGGTCGGATGAAGTTTGTGCAATCCATGAGGAGCCGCCGGGTACCTCGCCAACAACAGAAGAAGTATTTAGCTACTATCCACCAGAGTGGCGCGAAAAAATCAAGAAAGTCTTTAATGCCTGTGCCCACGAAGGCACACCTTACGATGAGGAGCTGCAGATCGTCACCACTAAAGGCCGCCGCCTCTGGGTGCGCGCCATTGGCCAGGCAGTACGCGACAGCAGCGGAACGATCACGCGGGTCCAAGGGGCACTCCAAGACATCACAGAGCAGAAAGAGGCCGAGGCGCGCATCCGCGAGCAGGCGTCACTGCTCGACAAAGCGAAGGACGCTATTGTCGTCCGCGGCATTAACCATCAGATTCATTATTGGAACAGTAGCGCCGAGCGTCTATATGGCTGGACAGCTGCGGAAGCAATCGGCCGCTCCATGGAAAAATTATTGTACGAGGACTCTACTACGTTTCTTGAGGCGACCCACCACCTGCTGGAAACGGGCGAATGGGTGGGCCAAATTGAACAACGGCACAAGGATGGCAGGCTATTGACAGTTGAAGCCCATTGGACTTTGGTGCGAGACGATCAAAACCAACCGCAAGCGATCTTTGCGATCAATACCGACATTACTGAACGCCTGGCTTTAGAAGAACAGCTCCGTCAGTCCCAGCGCCTAGATGCAATTGGTCAACTTACCGGTGGTATAGCCCATGATTTTAACAACCTGCTGACGGTTATTCTCTGTAATGCCGAGATTCTGCTCAAGCAATTGTCTGCCGACCAGCACCGACATACGGCGCTGGCAGAAATTATCCAATCGGCTGCTCTACAAGGTGCCGAGCTCATTCGTCGGCTGCTTGCCTTCGCGCGACGCCAGCCTCTGGAACCCCAGACTGTTGATGTGAATCGCCTCGTTTCCAGCATAGATGGCTTATTGCAGCGGACGTTAACTGAAGAGATTGATATTGAGATCATTCAGGCTGAGGGACTTTGGGGAGCGTTTGTTGATCCAATCCAGCTTGAAGCTGCGCTGCTGAACCTAGCCATTAACGCCAAAGACGCCATGGAGAGGGGGGGACGATTGATCATCGAGACTGAAAATATTTGGCTTGACCAGGAGCAGGTGGGTGTGCCTCCTGGTCAATACATTATGATTACAGTGTCCGACACGGGAACAGGTATTCCAGCGGAAAACCTGGATCGAGTCTTTGAACCGTTCTTCACCACCAAGGAAAAGGGTAAAGGAACAGGTCTGGGCCTCAGCATGATTTATGGCTTTGTCAGGCAATCTCAAGGCTATATAAAGATCTACTCAGAAGTTGGGCAGGGCACTACTGTAAAACTGTATCTGCCGAGAACCGATTGGCCAAGTGAAACCATTGCGGAAAAATTTATTTCGGCTCCTGATCCTGGGGGATCGGAAACGGTTTTAGTAGTAGAGGACGACGATCTGGTACGGCGCCATGCGGAAAGTCAGCTTACCGAACTTGGTTATCGCGTGCTTTCGGCGCGAAATGGGCCAGAGGCAATGGAGATTGTCCAGGAAACCGCAAATATTGATCTGCTCTTTACCGATGTGATTATGCCTGGCGGAATGAACGGTCGCCAGTTGGTGGAAGCAGCAACGAGGCTTCAACCCCAGTTAAGAGTCCTCTATACCTCTGGCTTTTCGGAGAAAATTTTCGTTCACCATAGCTGCACGAATAAGGATTTTCCCCTGCTGCAGAAACCCTATCGGCGAACAGATCTCGCGCAAAAGGTCCGGGAAGTGCTGTCGAAAACCCAGGGCTGAAAAATTTTGGAAGACAAGATCGAGCAGACAATAAATTTCATACCAATAGACCTGTACACTAACGAAAAAAAACATGCTTACCAATAAGCGCTGTTTTCTTACGCTTCTTCAACCAGGGAGGCGTTTTAGTCGAAGTATGGTGATACCAAAGTGCCCCCCGAGTTGGATCAGGCGGCGGATGAGTCAACAATAATTGGGCAACTTTCTGGGCCTTTTTCCAAGCTTTCTTTTCCCGTGGGCGGTCACTGCGGCCATCGCACCACCAGTTCCATTCGCAAGGCGGGCTTTCTCCCCCTTGATGTATAATAGAGCAAACCTTAGCCGGAAAGCGACTGTCATCCATTCGGTTTAGCACTATCCAGCCTACGGCAATCATTCCCTCGCGGCCTTCCGATCTAGCCTCCCAATAGAGATTGAGAGCCAAACAGCGAACTTCTTTCTCATTAAGGTTTGTCGCTTGGGATGGCTTTACCCACCCTAAGGATAAAACAAGCGTGATCAAAACCGCCATTCTCAAAACAATCATACTGATTTTTTAAATCCTTAATTATCATCTATCTATACTAACATATAAGGAGAATTTGAAGAATTACAACATTTGTAAAATTTACAACAAGACGAAGCACTATTTTAAACGTTCCAATGCCCATGAAAGAGTGTCCTACGAAAAGATTTCAAGAGTAGTCTGGGAACAAAAAATTGTGGCGCGTTTTTTGCCTTTATGCATGTAAGCGACAAGTTATCCGAGTGTTGTCGTGAACACAATGTAGAACGCTAATCTATCTAACAGAAGCTTTAGATTAGGAATGGAGGCATGTGATGAATACAGTCAAATGGAAAACCAGTTTTA harbors:
- a CDS encoding response regulator; the protein is MPETKYPIRILHLEDSPRDAEIIQDKLETSDLECNILSLDSREHFEATVAKESFDLILCDYNFPGYDGFSALKLAREKQPNTPVIIISGVLGEEEAVKCLHLGATDYLLKQRLERLVPAIKRALQELEEGRRRRRAEVELRQSQALLQIAGRIARLGGWVIELPNYRVIWSDEVCAIHEEPPGTSPTTEEVFSYYPPEWREKIKKVFNACAHEGTPYDEELQIVTTKGRRLWVRAIGQAVRDSSGTITRVQGALQDITEQKEAEARIREQASLLDKAKDAIVVRGINHQIHYWNSSAERLYGWTAAEAIGRSMEKLLYEDSTTFLEATHHLLETGEWVGQIEQRHKDGRLLTVEAHWTLVRDDQNQPQAIFAINTDITERLALEEQLRQSQRLDAIGQLTGGIAHDFNNLLTVILCNAEILLKQLSADQHRHTALAEIIQSAALQGAELIRRLLAFARRQPLEPQTVDVNRLVSSIDGLLQRTLTEEIDIEIIQAEGLWGAFVDPIQLEAALLNLAINAKDAMERGGRLIIETENIWLDQEQVGVPPGQYIMITVSDTGTGIPAENLDRVFEPFFTTKEKGKGTGLGLSMIYGFVRQSQGYIKIYSEVGQGTTVKLYLPRTDWPSETIAEKFISAPDPGGSETVLVVEDDDLVRRHAESQLTELGYRVLSARNGPEAMEIVQETANIDLLFTDVIMPGGMNGRQLVEAATRLQPQLRVLYTSGFSEKIFVHHSCTNKDFPLLQKPYRRTDLAQKVREVLSKTQG
- a CDS encoding cell wall hydrolase, with protein sequence MIVLRMAVLITLVLSLGWVKPSQATNLNEKEVRCLALNLYWEARSEGREGMIAVGWIVLNRMDDSRFPAKVCSIIHQGGESPPCEWNWWCDGRSDRPREKKAWKKAQKVAQLLLTHPPPDPTRGALWYHHTSTKTPPWLKKRKKTALIGKHVFFR